A window of Zingiber officinale cultivar Zhangliang chromosome 5A, Zo_v1.1, whole genome shotgun sequence contains these coding sequences:
- the LOC121983250 gene encoding Werner Syndrome-like exonuclease, whose protein sequence is MPIEVIDAEEPVFTVAVDYFNVQTTVTSSGDEVEMWIDEILRIHHRRLHQLVVGLDVEWRPSYSRNRNPVAVLQICVGMRCLVFQVLHRDYFPQNLFDFLSDHRFTFVGVGIQNDVELLVEDWGLQVANTVDLRTLAVDRMQRQDLRNAGLKKLAEEVLGLVMEKPRTVTMSNWERGTLSYAQIAYACADAFISFEIGKRLITGQF, encoded by the coding sequence ATGCCGATCGAGGTCATCGACGCCGAAGAGCCGGTCTTCACCGTCGCCGTCGACTACTTCAACGTCCAGACCACCGTCACTTCCAGCGGAGAcgaagtcgagatgtggatcgaCGAAATCCTCAGAATCCACCACAGGCGCCTCCACCAACTCGTCGTCGGCCTGGACGTCGAGTGGCGCCCCTCCTACAGCCGCAACCGAAACCCCGTTGCTGTCCTCCAGATCTGCGTCGGGATGCGTTGCCTCGTCTTCCAAGTCCTCCACCGAGACTACTTTCCCCAAAATCTCTTTGACTTCCTCAGCGACCACCGTTTCACGTTCGTCGGCGTCGGGATCCAAAACGATGTCGAACTGCTCGTCGAAGACTGGGGTCTCCAAGTGGCTAACACCGTCGACCTCCGTACCCTCGCCGTGGATAGGATGCAGCGGCAAGATCTGAGGAACGCGGGGCTCAAGAAGCTTGCGGAGGAGGTATTGGGATTGGTTATGGAAAAGCCGAGGACGGTCACCATGAGCAACTGGGAGAGGGGCACGCTCAGTTACGCACAAATTGCTTATGCTTGCGCCGACGCCTTCATCTCGTTCGAAATCGGGAAGCGCCTCATCACTGGACAATTCTGA